The following are from one region of the Corynebacterium hindlerae genome:
- a CDS encoding DeoR/GlpR family DNA-binding transcription regulator → MLSALERQAEIAQTTQSAGHVSVSQLSSHFNVTPETIRRDLKALEKRGRLVRVHGGAVSVSPNHNVEMEYDSNTMVNIDKKKRIAAAAWNRLQQLPQLNAITIDSGTTTLEFVRALASGGKTSHTSSMTMITNSLPVANLTTDYGLTGVHLVGGRIRPITRAIVGDQTVRELQQLRADVAVLGANGLSLNHGCSTPDPSEAAVKAAMVQSAHKVMVLCDSTKFKKDFLVTFAPLDSIDIVVTDSGVIPQHYEILESLGIEVVVA, encoded by the coding sequence ATGCTTTCTGCACTTGAACGCCAAGCAGAAATTGCGCAGACCACACAATCGGCTGGTCATGTGAGCGTTTCTCAGCTGTCATCACACTTTAATGTCACGCCAGAGACAATCCGGCGCGATCTTAAAGCGTTGGAGAAAAGAGGGCGGCTGGTCCGGGTACACGGTGGCGCGGTGTCTGTTTCTCCCAACCACAACGTGGAGATGGAGTATGACTCCAACACCATGGTGAACATCGACAAGAAAAAACGGATCGCGGCGGCGGCGTGGAACCGGCTGCAACAGTTACCACAGCTCAATGCCATCACCATCGATTCTGGCACCACCACGTTGGAATTCGTTCGCGCGCTGGCCAGTGGCGGTAAGACATCCCACACGTCATCCATGACGATGATCACCAACTCTCTTCCGGTGGCAAACCTCACCACTGATTACGGGCTCACGGGGGTTCACCTGGTGGGTGGACGGATCCGACCGATCACCCGAGCTATCGTCGGGGACCAAACCGTTCGCGAGCTGCAACAGCTTCGTGCCGACGTGGCCGTGCTGGGGGCAAACGGGTTGTCCCTTAATCACGGTTGTTCCACCCCTGACCCGTCAGAAGCCGCGGTGAAAGCAGCGATGGTTCAGAGCGCGCACAAGGTAATGGTGCTGTGTGATTCCACCAAGTTCAAAAAGGACTTTTTGGTTACTTTCGCCCCGCTGGATTCGATAGACATTGTGGTCACGGATTCCGGGGTGATCCCGCAGCA